A genomic stretch from Centroberyx gerrardi isolate f3 chromosome 10, fCenGer3.hap1.cur.20231027, whole genome shotgun sequence includes:
- the LOC139928941 gene encoding uncharacterized protein LOC139928941 → MGPLEATLGATLGATLGARLVEAMEAMEAMGTDPGLAAGMAKAMATDLGLAVGTGKAMATDLGLAVGTGKAMATVLALAAVMVKDMVLVTDMDTVMGTSTSTSMGTSMTIVTRKERRVMGRPAAPAAVTLTRLRFLDERRDETWCCLETFTFYHIMISLSNLLKFWYVHILYIPKKFDLHVYFYKY, encoded by the exons ATGGGCCCGCTGGAGGCCACGCTGGGGGCCACGCTGGGGGCCACGCTGGGGGCCCGCCTTGTGGAGGCCATGGAGGCCATGGAGGCCATGGGCACTGACCCGGGCCTGGCTGCGGGCATGGCCAAGGCCATGGCCACGGACCTGGGCCTGGCTGTGGGCACGGGCAAGGCCATGGCCACGGACCTGGGCCTGGCTGTGGGCACGGGCAAGGCCATGGCCACGGTCCTGGCGCTGGCTGCGGTCATGGTCAAGGACATGGTGCTGGTCACGGACATGGACACTGTCATGGgcacaagcacaagcacaagCATGGGCACAAGCATGACCATTGTcacaagaaaggaaagaagagtcatGGG TcgtccagcagctcctgcagcagtgACTCTGACTAGATTAAGATTCCTGGAtgagagaagagacgagacaTGGTGCTGCCTGGAAACCTTCACCTTCTACCATATAATGATCAGTTTATCTAACCTCCTAAAGTTTTGGTatgttcatatactgtatattcctaAAAAATTTGATTTACATGTGTATTTTTACAAATATTAG